One region of Paenibacillus polymyxa M1 genomic DNA includes:
- the katA gene encoding catalase KatA — protein sequence MSNQPTNLTTSWGAPVGDNQNSITAGSRGPTLIQDVHLLEKLAHFNRERVPERVVHAKGAGAHGYFEVTNDLSSYTKASFLSEVGKRTPMFIRFSTVAGELGSSDTVRDPRGFAVKFYTEEGNYDLVGNNTPVFFIRDAIKFPDFIHTQKRHPQTHLKNPNAVWDFWSLSPESLHQVSILMSDRGIPATLRHMHGFGSHTFKWVNAQGQAVWVKYHFKTEQGIQNLDVDLAAKIAGENPDYHIQDLFNAIKRGDFPAWKLYVQIMPIEDADTYRFDPFDVTKVWSQKDYPLIEVGRMVLNRNPENYFAEVEQATFSPGSFVPGIEASPDKMLQGRLFAYGDAHRYRVGANHNALPINRPHAEVHNYQRDGALRSDSNGGGSVYYEPNSLGGPKESPAHKIAPFEVSGEAQSVAYDHHDHYTQPGDLYRLLSEEERSRLVRNIVNAMKPVESDEIKLRQIGHFYKADPEYGRRVADGLGLTVPQGE from the coding sequence ATGAGTAACCAACCAACGAACCTGACTACAAGCTGGGGCGCTCCTGTTGGAGATAATCAGAATTCGATTACAGCAGGCTCACGTGGTCCCACATTAATTCAGGATGTGCATCTGCTGGAGAAACTGGCGCATTTTAACCGGGAGCGTGTGCCGGAACGCGTTGTTCATGCTAAAGGTGCGGGGGCGCACGGATATTTTGAAGTCACTAATGATTTGTCTTCATATACAAAAGCAAGTTTCTTGTCCGAAGTGGGCAAGCGTACACCGATGTTTATCCGTTTTTCTACTGTGGCAGGTGAGTTAGGCTCGTCCGATACTGTACGTGATCCACGTGGATTTGCGGTAAAGTTTTATACAGAAGAAGGAAACTATGATCTCGTGGGCAATAATACACCTGTCTTTTTTATTCGGGATGCTATTAAATTTCCTGACTTTATTCATACGCAAAAACGTCATCCCCAAACGCATTTAAAAAACCCGAATGCGGTCTGGGATTTCTGGTCCCTATCTCCTGAATCACTGCATCAGGTAAGTATCCTGATGTCTGACCGCGGTATTCCCGCTACACTTAGACATATGCATGGTTTTGGCAGCCATACATTCAAGTGGGTAAACGCACAGGGACAGGCCGTATGGGTGAAATATCATTTTAAAACAGAACAAGGTATACAAAATCTTGATGTGGATTTAGCTGCGAAAATTGCCGGTGAAAACCCGGATTATCATATACAAGATTTGTTTAATGCGATTAAAAGGGGCGATTTCCCGGCATGGAAACTTTATGTGCAGATTATGCCTATAGAAGATGCGGATACGTACCGTTTTGATCCATTCGATGTGACCAAAGTATGGTCTCAAAAGGATTACCCGCTGATCGAGGTAGGACGCATGGTGCTGAATCGCAATCCTGAGAACTACTTTGCTGAGGTAGAGCAGGCGACATTCTCACCCGGTTCATTTGTTCCTGGTATTGAGGCATCCCCGGATAAGATGCTGCAAGGACGCTTGTTTGCCTATGGTGACGCACATCGCTATCGTGTAGGCGCAAACCATAATGCGTTGCCCATCAATCGGCCGCATGCGGAAGTACACAACTACCAACGCGATGGTGCATTGCGCAGTGACAGTAATGGCGGGGGATCTGTCTATTATGAGCCTAATAGTCTCGGTGGACCGAAAGAATCACCAGCTCACAAAATTGCTCCTTTTGAAGTGTCTGGTGAGGCACAAAGTGTAGCCTATGATCATCACGATCACTACACACAACCAGGGGACCTGTACCGCTTGCTCAGTGAAGAGGAGCGCTCACGCCTGGTCCGAAACATCGTAAATGCGATGAAGCCTGTAGAAAGTGATGAAATCAAACTGCGTCAGATCGGTCATTTCTATAAAGCTGATCCTGAATACGGACGTCGTGTAGCGGATGGTCTGGGCTTGACCGTTCCACAAGGCGAGTAG